A single Vulcanisaeta distributa DSM 14429 DNA region contains:
- a CDS encoding KaiC domain-containing protein, with product MPIPRVRTYVPGLDEILYGGIPERSVVLISGGPGTGKSILGKQFLYNGLVRDEPGVFVALEEHPVAVRRSFRHFNWDITKFEKEGKFAIVDAFTAGIGSASQREKYVVKDVDNVHELVDVLRQAIKDTGAKRVTIDSVSTLYLTKPSIARSTVMLLKRVIAGLGTTALFISQVSVGERGFGGPGVEHAVDGIIRVDLDEIDGKLYRSIIVWKMRDTKISMVRHPMDITDEGVVIYWDKYLKLTATSASIQPLPKEEVDEMRKAIEETEKATKEVKAITRETEEEEEEG from the coding sequence ATGCCCATTCCTAGGGTTAGGACCTACGTACCGGGTCTTGACGAGATACTGTATGGAGGCATCCCAGAGAGGAGTGTCGTCCTCATCTCTGGCGGGCCCGGTACTGGTAAGTCCATATTGGGTAAGCAATTCCTGTATAATGGGCTTGTGAGGGATGAGCCCGGAGTCTTTGTGGCGCTTGAGGAGCACCCCGTCGCCGTTAGGAGGAGTTTTAGGCACTTTAATTGGGATATAACAAAGTTTGAGAAGGAGGGTAAGTTCGCGATTGTTGATGCGTTCACAGCGGGCATTGGCTCCGCATCTCAGAGGGAGAAGTACGTCGTTAAGGATGTGGATAATGTCCACGAGCTCGTTGACGTACTTAGACAGGCAATTAAGGATACGGGCGCCAAGAGGGTGACCATAGATTCCGTGAGTACGTTATACCTAACGAAGCCTTCCATTGCCAGGTCAACGGTGATGCTCCTCAAGAGGGTGATCGCGGGCCTAGGCACGACGGCGCTCTTCATAAGCCAAGTCTCAGTTGGTGAGCGTGGCTTTGGTGGGCCTGGTGTTGAGCATGCCGTTGATGGTATCATTAGAGTGGACCTTGATGAGATAGATGGTAAGTTGTATAGGTCAATAATTGTTTGGAAGATGAGGGATACTAAGATCTCGATGGTTAGGCATCCAATGGATATAACCGATGAGGGTGTCGTTATTTACTGGGACAAGTACCTAAAGTTAACAGCAACCTCAGCATCAATACAGCCGTTACCCAAGGAGGAAGTTGATGAAATGAGGAAGGCTATTGAGGAAACGGAGAAAGCAACCAAAGAAGTTAAGGCCATAACGCGTGAAACCGAGGAAGAGGAAGAAGAAGGGTAG
- a CDS encoding ParA family protein produces MLKPRFVVVSFFSGLKGGTGKSTLASNTAIALSQALKSNVLLIDLGMDSTATSSRILGVNPDKHGAADYINGTVDDVDQVISRSPVMPSVYVVPPGMLRTWQLNVDPETTQVRFSNLINHSVMKTVAQAVIIDLPAHMDQAITVNSLLQSSIINIVLDYATYSDSVAQEIDKYFIQPMLLKGFKKIVNIVLNKAIPGLDVMESKVRSFIHNGEFFVLPMSPIVHYLTSIMKPLIMYSPKGSLADFRIPFDKYVDTLTKQIKAILTGTY; encoded by the coding sequence ATGCTTAAACCCAGGTTTGTCGTCGTATCATTCTTCAGCGGACTAAAGGGTGGGACTGGGAAGAGCACCTTGGCCAGTAATACTGCCATAGCCTTATCACAGGCCCTAAAGAGCAACGTACTCCTCATAGACCTTGGGATGGATTCCACCGCGACGTCGAGCAGGATATTGGGTGTAAACCCGGATAAGCATGGCGCCGCGGATTACATAAACGGTACCGTGGATGATGTGGACCAAGTGATTTCCAGGTCCCCAGTAATGCCGAGTGTTTACGTAGTACCACCAGGCATGCTCAGGACGTGGCAACTCAACGTAGACCCGGAGACCACGCAGGTTAGGTTCAGTAACCTCATAAATCATTCGGTGATGAAGACCGTGGCTCAGGCCGTCATTATTGACTTACCGGCGCACATGGATCAAGCAATAACCGTGAACTCGCTGCTTCAGTCATCAATAATTAACATAGTGCTTGATTATGCCACATACAGCGACTCGGTAGCCCAGGAAATAGATAAATACTTCATACAACCAATGCTGTTGAAGGGCTTTAAGAAGATAGTCAATATAGTTTTAAATAAGGCGATACCCGGCCTTGACGTTATGGAGTCCAAGGTAAGGAGCTTCATACATAATGGCGAGTTCTTCGTACTACCCATGAGCCCCATAGTCCACTATCTAACATCGATAATGAAACCCCTTATCATGTATTCACCAAAGGGTTCACTGGCGGATTTCAGGATCCCCTTTGATAAGTATGTGGATACGCTGACCAAGCAAATAAAGGCAATACTCACGGGGACCTACTAA
- a CDS encoding type II/IV secretion system ATPase subunit yields MHVSRPKVIGEELVKHYVIEVDGIKTDIDVYRVVDPQYGTHDYIAYVIDNVPDWAIALPIEKIVEWIGSGMESSKAITKGLKEVSVKASQDNVMLATNLFLRWNNHYGPLTPVLMMDDVTDIYINKEGSKFGLGGIYVDHSELGLVRVIIGWEPYDVRKGKKVVKTIRFDFNGFVNYIMRRASRRAGTPITAYNPVASIVDSEFGVRISIEAEPVSMGSISIRVLPRRPWTLPEMVSRGMISIDDAARLWLLAEHKVPVLIIGPMGAGKTSLQNAIAYMLVNRPMAIIMDVAELFLPYHKVVKPMFERVSYAHGIRNINKAELIKQALRSGVDIIVLNEARSYEEFKALAEAITLGHGALTTFHADNFKAAEVRLENLGLEARDLLNIAVVVELGIMKQSRYNQVTNVYELVTHRFVRSIFNSDEYMKILGKTYGDEYVIKQLQYRRAFLMRAVNSGLNYEQLAGLLYAFYKDPEKFIKNVENNTAGTSNSGQNSQNNQEIPEEVLKLDEEFTNPFKDELK; encoded by the coding sequence ATGCATGTGTCTAGGCCTAAGGTTATTGGTGAGGAATTAGTTAAGCACTACGTCATTGAGGTTGATGGAATCAAGACGGATATAGATGTGTATAGGGTTGTTGATCCCCAGTACGGTACTCACGATTACATAGCCTACGTTATCGACAATGTACCAGACTGGGCAATAGCATTGCCAATCGAGAAAATAGTTGAGTGGATTGGGTCGGGGATGGAGTCCAGTAAGGCCATTACCAAGGGACTTAAGGAGGTGAGTGTTAAGGCAAGCCAGGATAATGTCATGCTCGCCACAAACCTATTCCTGAGGTGGAATAACCATTATGGGCCCCTAACGCCAGTCCTGATGATGGATGACGTGACCGACATCTACATAAACAAGGAGGGGAGTAAGTTCGGCCTTGGTGGGATATACGTCGATCACTCAGAGCTTGGTCTCGTCAGGGTTATAATTGGTTGGGAGCCCTACGACGTCAGAAAGGGTAAGAAGGTAGTTAAGACCATAAGGTTTGACTTCAATGGTTTCGTGAATTACATAATGAGGAGGGCCAGTCGTAGGGCGGGGACGCCAATTACCGCCTACAACCCGGTGGCATCCATAGTTGACTCGGAGTTTGGCGTTAGGATCTCCATAGAGGCTGAGCCGGTCAGCATGGGTTCCATAAGCATTAGGGTTTTGCCCAGGAGGCCATGGACACTCCCCGAAATGGTGAGTAGGGGCATGATAAGCATTGATGATGCTGCCCGACTTTGGTTGCTGGCTGAGCATAAGGTCCCAGTCCTGATCATAGGTCCCATGGGCGCTGGAAAGACCAGCCTGCAGAATGCCATTGCGTACATGCTCGTGAATAGGCCTATGGCGATAATAATGGACGTAGCCGAGCTCTTCCTACCGTACCACAAGGTCGTAAAACCCATGTTCGAGAGGGTTTCCTACGCTCACGGAATCAGGAATATCAATAAGGCCGAGTTAATAAAACAAGCCCTCAGGAGTGGTGTGGATATAATTGTTTTAAACGAGGCTAGAAGCTACGAAGAGTTCAAGGCATTGGCTGAGGCCATAACCCTTGGTCATGGAGCCCTAACCACATTCCACGCAGATAATTTCAAGGCCGCAGAGGTTAGGCTTGAGAACCTTGGTCTAGAGGCCAGGGATCTCCTGAACATAGCCGTCGTCGTAGAGTTGGGCATAATGAAGCAGTCCAGGTATAACCAGGTGACCAATGTGTATGAACTGGTCACGCACAGGTTCGTAAGGTCCATATTCAACTCAGACGAGTATATGAAGATACTGGGTAAGACTTACGGTGATGAGTACGTAATAAAGCAGTTACAGTATAGGAGGGCCTTCTTAATGAGGGCTGTGAATTCCGGGCTTAATTACGAACAACTGGCTGGCTTACTATATGCCTTTTACAAGGATCCCGAGAAGTTCATTAAGAATGTGGAGAATAACACCGCAGGCACAAGTAACTCAGGTCAAAATTCACAGAATAACCAGGAGATCCCAGAGGAGGTGCTTAAGCTTGATGAGGAATTTACAAATCCTTTTAAGGATGAGCTGAAATGA